One Paracidovorax avenae ATCC 19860 genomic region harbors:
- a CDS encoding Lrp/AsnC family transcriptional regulator: MDHIDRNLLVALHQNAKTTVKALSERVGLSQPSCAERIKRLVERGVIEKFSIQLSPKAVGFPISAIVRVRPFPGEVARVEQVIRDIGEIVQCDKVTGEDAFFCRLHLRSIEELDHCLGRIAHYATTSTSIVRSMPVANRLPPLGGPAPRTSSPSTRP; this comes from the coding sequence ATGGACCATATCGATCGGAATCTGCTCGTGGCACTGCACCAGAATGCCAAGACCACCGTCAAGGCACTCAGTGAACGGGTGGGGCTCTCGCAGCCCAGTTGCGCGGAACGAATCAAGCGGCTGGTCGAGCGCGGCGTGATAGAGAAGTTCTCGATCCAGCTGTCGCCCAAGGCCGTCGGCTTTCCCATCTCCGCCATCGTGCGGGTGCGCCCCTTTCCCGGGGAGGTCGCGCGGGTCGAGCAGGTGATCCGCGACATCGGCGAGATCGTGCAGTGCGACAAGGTCACGGGAGAGGACGCGTTCTTCTGCCGCCTGCACCTGCGCAGCATCGAGGAACTGGACCATTGCCTGGGCAGGATCGCGCACTACGCCACCACGAGCACTTCCATCGTGCGGTCCATGCCGGTGGCCAATCGCCTGCCGCCCCTCGGAGGGCCTGCGCCCCGCACCTCCAGCCCGTCGACGCGGCCCTGA
- a CDS encoding 2OG-Fe dioxygenase family protein, whose protein sequence is MIKSQLKEQGYCHFVPEIECDPRELRILHQEFERLEHDPYAPAEVKRFRRYGNGVILPWTDEVGIHWIPPVEDDAGTPRSGYDQGGNNPEHPDIRYFHALGDGVKSTDFLCDLVRDDFSHTFWSETDRRSPIYFGVHFVKIRSGAASDLGISSPDCFHQDGEPFTFAHLVRRTQSTAGGVNYIGTVEARGLPLEKVAEKQIIASFELSHFMESFVVHDPRVSHYVTPIRRDERLSGDGERCVILIDFSRMRQSL, encoded by the coding sequence ATGATCAAAAGTCAACTGAAAGAACAGGGCTATTGCCATTTCGTCCCGGAGATCGAATGCGATCCCCGTGAATTGAGAATCCTCCACCAGGAATTCGAGCGGCTCGAGCATGATCCTTATGCTCCCGCCGAAGTGAAACGGTTCCGGCGCTACGGGAACGGCGTCATCCTGCCGTGGACGGATGAGGTGGGCATCCACTGGATTCCGCCCGTGGAGGACGACGCCGGCACGCCGCGATCGGGCTACGACCAGGGGGGCAACAACCCCGAGCACCCCGACATCCGGTATTTCCACGCACTCGGAGACGGCGTGAAATCGACCGATTTCCTCTGCGATCTCGTCCGGGATGATTTCTCGCACACGTTCTGGTCGGAGACCGACCGCAGGTCGCCCATCTATTTCGGCGTCCACTTCGTGAAAATACGGTCCGGTGCGGCATCGGATCTCGGCATCAGTTCGCCGGATTGCTTCCACCAGGACGGCGAGCCGTTCACATTCGCGCACCTGGTGCGCAGGACGCAAAGCACGGCCGGCGGCGTCAATTACATCGGCACCGTGGAGGCGAGGGGCCTTCCCCTGGAGAAAGTGGCGGAAAAACAGATAATCGCGAGCTTCGAGCTTTCGCATTTCATGGAAAGCTTCGTGGTGCACGATCCACGGGTTTCGCATTATGTGACGCCGATCCGCCGGGACGAGCGGCTTTCTGGCGACGGAGAGCGCTGTGTTATTCTGATCGACTTTTCCAGAATGAGGCAGAGCCTGTAA
- a CDS encoding ABC transporter ATP-binding protein, giving the protein MFLEVNQLDVRYPGRAQAAVRGATLGLAAGEIGVLIGPSGCGKTTLLRAVAGLEPVAAGEIRLQGERVGGAGRSVPPEQRRIGMVFQDYALFPHLTVGRNVAFGIHRLPKAEQAARVEEVLRLVGLEGSASRYPHELSGGQQQRVALARALAPRPRLMLLDEPFSNLDVDLRERLAHEVRGILKAAGATALFVTHDQLEAFAIGDRIGVMESGTLHQWDDAYALYHRPATRFVADFIGHGVFAPATLEQRGDTVVARTPLGDLEDLAECPLPSSYPGGACDVLLRADDVVHDDAAPVQARIVRKSFRGSEFLYTLQLESGLTVMAHVPSHHDHAVGEWIGIRPQVDHVVAFPRA; this is encoded by the coding sequence ATGTTCCTCGAAGTCAATCAACTGGACGTGCGCTACCCCGGCCGCGCGCAGGCGGCCGTGCGCGGCGCCACCCTGGGCCTGGCCGCCGGCGAGATCGGCGTGCTGATCGGTCCCTCGGGTTGCGGCAAGACCACGCTGCTGCGGGCCGTCGCCGGCCTGGAGCCCGTGGCGGCCGGCGAGATCCGGCTGCAAGGCGAGCGTGTCGGCGGCGCCGGCCGCAGCGTGCCGCCCGAGCAGCGCCGCATCGGCATGGTGTTCCAGGACTACGCCCTCTTCCCCCACCTGACCGTGGGCCGCAACGTGGCCTTCGGCATCCACCGCCTGCCGAAAGCGGAGCAGGCGGCCCGCGTGGAGGAGGTGCTGCGCCTCGTGGGGCTCGAAGGCAGCGCGTCGCGTTACCCGCACGAGCTCTCGGGCGGACAGCAGCAGCGCGTCGCGCTGGCGCGCGCGCTCGCCCCCCGGCCGCGCCTCATGCTGCTGGACGAACCGTTCTCCAACCTGGATGTGGACCTGCGCGAGCGGCTCGCGCACGAGGTGCGCGGCATCCTCAAGGCGGCCGGCGCCACGGCGCTCTTCGTCACCCACGACCAGCTGGAGGCTTTCGCCATCGGCGACCGCATCGGCGTGATGGAAAGCGGCACGCTGCACCAGTGGGACGATGCGTATGCGCTCTACCACCGGCCGGCCACGCGCTTCGTGGCCGACTTCATCGGGCACGGCGTGTTCGCGCCCGCGACGCTGGAGCAGCGCGGCGACACCGTGGTGGCGCGCACGCCCCTGGGCGATCTGGAAGACCTGGCCGAATGCCCACTGCCCTCCAGCTATCCGGGCGGTGCCTGCGACGTGCTGCTGCGCGCGGACGACGTGGTGCACGACGACGCCGCACCGGTGCAGGCGCGCATCGTGCGCAAGTCGTTCAGGGGATCGGAATTCCTCTACACCCTGCAGCTGGAGAGCGGGCTCACCGTGATGGCCCACGTGCCGAGCCACCATGACCATGCCGTGGGGGAGTGGATCGGCATCCGGCCGCAGGTGGACCACGTGGTGGCGTTTCCGCGCGCGTGA
- a CDS encoding lysine exporter LysO family protein: MDVLQSLLPIVLALAGGFAVGRFLPEKIGSALVRCILPLVWLLLFLIGAEFGEVILSAQSVGQVIRSAAVFAVLTTLLPAALIFAAKVRGAGAREGRSGGTHLQAIWAPLKECCLALSMVVLGSLFFLANATFMDGAFPLPSSSAVLMALIALVGIDLARVKLSARWFSWRVLMVPGLVVVGSFAGAMAASLLTGETMRTSMALSSGFGWFTLSGVMVGNHLGQTYGTMALMIDLFRELLAIIALYMLGRYYPAVGIGSAGATALDSTLPIVKQACHPDAVPMALVSGFVLTILAPVFMAFFLS, from the coding sequence ATGGATGTCCTTCAGTCCCTGCTTCCCATCGTGCTGGCGCTGGCCGGCGGTTTCGCCGTGGGCCGTTTCCTTCCGGAGAAAATCGGCTCCGCGCTGGTCCGCTGCATATTGCCGCTCGTATGGCTGCTGCTGTTCCTGATCGGCGCCGAGTTCGGCGAGGTCATCCTTTCCGCGCAGTCGGTAGGGCAGGTGATCCGGTCCGCAGCGGTCTTCGCCGTGCTGACCACCCTGCTGCCTGCCGCGCTGATCTTCGCGGCGAAGGTGCGGGGGGCGGGTGCCCGGGAGGGGCGCAGCGGCGGAACGCACCTGCAGGCGATCTGGGCTCCGCTGAAGGAATGCTGCCTCGCGCTGTCCATGGTGGTGCTCGGCAGCCTGTTCTTTCTCGCCAATGCGACCTTCATGGACGGCGCATTCCCGCTGCCCTCCAGTTCCGCCGTCCTGATGGCGCTGATCGCCCTCGTGGGGATCGACCTGGCCCGGGTGAAGCTCAGTGCCCGGTGGTTCTCCTGGCGGGTGCTGATGGTGCCCGGGCTGGTGGTGGTGGGTTCCTTCGCCGGCGCGATGGCCGCCTCCCTGCTCACGGGCGAAACCATGAGAACCTCCATGGCGCTGTCCAGCGGGTTCGGCTGGTTCACCCTGTCCGGTGTCATGGTCGGCAACCACCTGGGCCAGACCTACGGGACCATGGCCCTCATGATCGACCTGTTCCGGGAACTGCTGGCGATCATCGCCCTCTACATGCTGGGCCGCTACTACCCTGCAGTGGGCATCGGCAGTGCCGGCGCCACCGCGCTGGATTCCACGCTGCCCATCGTGAAGCAGGCCTGCCATCCGGATGCGGTTCCCATGGCCCTGGTCAGCGGCTTCGTCCTCACCATCCTCGCGCCGGTGTTCATGGCCTTCTTCCTGTCGTGA
- a CDS encoding dihydroorotase produces MKILIQNGRVIDPASGFDKNVDVAIAAGRVIALGRAPQDFHPARTIDATGCVVLPGLVDLAARLREPGHEHEGMLESEMAAAVAGGVTSLVCPPDTDPVLDEPGLVEMLKFRAEKLHRARLFPLGALTRGLAGDVLTEMAELTESGCVGFGQADVALASTQVLQRALQYAATYGYTVWLRPQELHLGKGVAASGPLATRLGLSGVPVAAETIALHTIFELLKPIGARVHLCRLSSAAGVQLVRQAKAGGLKVTCDVSINSLLLTDTDIGYFDSRARLSPPLRQQRDRDALLAALADGTIDALVSDHTPVDEDAKTLPFAEAEPGATGLELLASIALKWSRDHGVPLDRAFATVTSEPSRVLGSALGTFAASAGRLVEGGVADLCVFDPQAAWTVEPGALRSQGRHTPFSGYELPGRVRWTLVGGIVAFERS; encoded by the coding sequence ATGAAGATACTGATCCAGAACGGCCGGGTGATCGATCCGGCCAGCGGGTTCGACAAGAACGTCGATGTGGCCATCGCCGCGGGGCGGGTGATCGCGCTCGGCCGCGCGCCGCAGGACTTCCATCCGGCGCGCACGATCGACGCCACGGGCTGCGTCGTGCTGCCGGGGCTGGTGGACCTCGCCGCCCGCCTGCGCGAGCCCGGGCACGAGCACGAGGGCATGCTGGAGTCCGAGATGGCCGCGGCCGTGGCCGGCGGCGTTACCAGCCTCGTGTGTCCGCCCGATACCGATCCGGTGCTCGACGAGCCCGGCCTGGTGGAGATGCTCAAGTTCCGCGCCGAGAAGCTGCACCGGGCACGCCTCTTCCCGCTGGGCGCGCTCACGCGCGGCCTGGCCGGCGACGTGCTGACCGAAATGGCCGAACTCACCGAATCCGGCTGCGTGGGCTTCGGCCAGGCCGACGTGGCGCTCGCCAGCACCCAGGTGCTGCAGCGCGCGCTGCAGTACGCTGCCACCTACGGCTACACCGTCTGGCTGCGGCCGCAGGAACTGCACCTGGGCAAGGGCGTGGCCGCCAGCGGGCCGCTCGCCACGCGGCTGGGCCTGTCGGGCGTTCCCGTGGCGGCCGAGACCATCGCGCTGCACACCATCTTCGAACTGCTCAAGCCCATCGGTGCGCGCGTCCACCTCTGCCGCCTCTCCAGCGCGGCGGGCGTGCAACTGGTGCGGCAGGCGAAGGCCGGGGGCCTGAAGGTCACCTGCGACGTGAGCATCAACTCGCTGCTGCTCACCGACACCGATATCGGCTATTTCGACAGCCGCGCCCGCCTGTCGCCGCCGCTGCGCCAGCAGCGCGACCGCGACGCCCTGCTGGCCGCGCTGGCCGACGGCACCATCGATGCGCTCGTCTCCGACCACACGCCGGTGGACGAGGATGCCAAGACTCTGCCCTTCGCCGAAGCCGAGCCCGGCGCCACGGGGCTGGAACTGCTGGCGAGCATCGCCCTCAAGTGGTCCCGCGACCATGGCGTGCCGCTGGACAGGGCGTTCGCCACGGTGACTTCCGAGCCCTCGCGCGTGCTGGGCTCCGCGCTCGGCACCTTCGCCGCCAGCGCCGGCCGGCTCGTGGAGGGCGGCGTGGCCGATCTCTGCGTGTTCGACCCCCAGGCCGCCTGGACCGTGGAGCCCGGGGCGCTGCGCAGCCAGGGGCGGCACACGCCGTTCTCCGGCTACGAGCTGCCGGGCCGCGTGCGCTGGACGCTCGTGGGCGGCATCGTCGCGTTCGAGCGCTCCTGA
- a CDS encoding lysophospholipid acyltransferase family protein, whose translation MRSLRAVARLLRLLAHILAGLSTVLLRFPRMGPDEQHARVQAWSRELLARIGIDLEIRGTPPAAGPVLLVANHLSWLDITVMHAARHCRFISKSDVERWPVIGRLATAAGTLYIERNTRRDAMRIVRLMQEALERREVLGVFPEGTTGDGAELLPFHANLLQAAVMADAPVQPVGLRFIDRATGRPSAAALYVGDDTLVHSLWRVLCADGLVAIVHYGPPQHAAGRDRRAWAEDLRQAVDALRRT comes from the coding sequence ATGCGCTCGCTGCGCGCGGTGGCGCGCCTGCTGCGGCTTCTGGCACACATCCTGGCCGGGCTGTCCACGGTGCTGCTGCGTTTCCCCCGCATGGGCCCGGACGAGCAGCATGCGCGCGTGCAGGCTTGGTCGCGCGAACTGCTCGCACGCATCGGCATCGACCTGGAGATACGGGGCACCCCGCCAGCGGCCGGGCCGGTGTTGCTGGTGGCGAACCACCTCTCCTGGCTCGACATCACCGTCATGCACGCCGCGCGGCACTGCCGCTTCATCTCGAAATCGGACGTGGAGCGCTGGCCCGTCATCGGCCGGCTCGCCACGGCCGCGGGGACCCTCTACATCGAGCGCAACACGCGACGCGATGCCATGCGCATCGTGCGTCTCATGCAGGAGGCGCTGGAGCGCCGCGAGGTGCTGGGCGTGTTTCCCGAAGGGACAACGGGCGATGGCGCCGAGCTGCTGCCCTTCCATGCGAATCTCCTGCAGGCGGCGGTGATGGCCGATGCGCCGGTGCAGCCCGTGGGCCTGCGCTTCATCGACCGCGCCACGGGCCGGCCCAGCGCGGCCGCCCTCTACGTGGGCGACGACACCCTGGTGCACTCGCTCTGGCGCGTGCTGTGCGCCGACGGCCTGGTGGCCATCGTGCACTATGGGCCGCCCCAGCATGCAGCGGGCCGCGACCGGCGCGCGTGGGCGGAAGACCTCCGGCAGGCCGTGGACGCACTGCGGCGGACCTGA